DNA sequence from the Stenotrophomonas sp. 24(2023) genome:
GATCAATTCGCGGGCCTTCGGGCGGACGATGGTCGGCTGCACCAGCAGGCCATCGATGCGCGCGTCCGGGCGGCGCTCGCGGGCACGGGCCAGGATGCCGTTGGCGGCGGCCTGGACCGCCGGCAGCGTGGCCAGGTTCAGGCGCACGCCATCGACTTCGGACTTGTGCGGGATGTCCGGCGACAGGATCTTCAGCGCCACCGTGGCGCCCTGCTCCAGCAGCGGCTGGGCAAGGTCCATGGCCTCGTGCGCATCGCGCGCGTGCAGCACCGGCGCCGAAGCGATGCCGTAGGCCTCCAGCAACGCATGGGTGGCCAGCGGGTCCAGCCAGCGCTGGCCATTGGCCAGTGCGGCGTCCACCAGCGCACGCACCGCGGCGGTGTCCACCACGAAATCCTGGGGCAGGCTGGGTGGCGTTTCCATCAACGCGTTCTGCGCGTCGCGGTAGCGCACCAGGTGCTGGAACCCGCGCACGGCTTCGGCTTCGGTGGGATAGGTCGGCACGCGCGCGGCGTTCAACGTGGCCGTGGCCTGGTCATCGTTGCCCAGCCACACCGCGAACACCGGCTTGTCGCGATGGTGGCGCGGGCGCAGGCCCAGCGTACGGGTCAGCGCCTGCGCGGCATCGGCCGAGGAGGTGAAGGCGGTCGGCACGTTGACCACCATCACCGCATCGTTCTCGTTGTCGGCCAGCAGGGCTTCGATGGCGGCAGCGTAACGCTCACCATCGGCATCGACCACGATGTCCACCGGGTTGCTGCGCGACCAGCCCTGCGGCAGCACCGCATCCAGCTGGCGCACCGTGTCCGGCGACAGCTGGGCCAGCGTGCCGCGCAGCGCCGCCAGCTGGTCCACCGCCAGGCGACCAACGCCGCCACCGTTGCTGAGGATCGCCAGGCGCCGGCCGGGGAAGGTGCCCAGCCGGCCCAGGGTCTCGGCCGCCGTGAACAGTTCGTCCAGTGCGCTGACCCGCAGCAGGCCGGCACGGTTGAAGGCCGCGCCGTACACATCATCGGCCCGTGCCAGCGCCTGCACATGGGTGTCATTGCCCGGCACGATGCGCTCGGCACGGCCGGATTTGACCACCACCACCGGCTTGGCGCGCGCGGCGGCACGCGCGGCGGACATGAACTTGCGCGCATCCTTGATCTGTTCCACGTACAGCAGGATGGCGCGGGTGCGGTAGTCGGTGGCGAAGTAGTCGAGCAGGTCACCGAAGTCCACGTCCAGCGTATCGCCCAGCGACACCACGGCGGAGAAGCCCACCGAGCGTGCCACGCCCCATTCCACCAGCGCGGCGGCGATCGCCGAGGATTCGGAAACCAGCGCCAGGTCGCCGGCCTGCGGGAAGTGGGCGGCGATGCTGGCATTGAGCCGCGCATGGGGCGCGATCACGCCCAGGCAGTGTGGGCCGAGGATGCGCAGGCCGTTGGCACGGGCCGCTGCTTCCACCTGCGCCGACAGTGAGCCCGGGCCCTCGCCCAGGTGCGCGGTGAGGATGATGGCGGCCTGCACGCCACGCTCGGCGGCGGTGCGCACCACCTGCGGCACGATCGCGGCCGGGGCGGTGATCACCACCAGGTCCGGCACCCAGTCCAGGTCCTTCAGGCGCTTGACGGTGCGGATGCCATCGATTTCGGCGTGGCGCGGGTTGATCCACGCCACCTTGCCGGGAAAGCCGGTGGCGCGCAGGTTGCGCATCACCGCGCGGCCCGCCGAACGCTCGCGCGGGCTGCCGCCGATCACCGCGACCGATTGCGGGCGGAACACGGATTGCAGGTGGTAGGTGCTCATGCCGCTACGGTACACGCACCGGCGGCCGTGGCGCATGATCCCCGGCAACGTCAGGCCCCGTGGACGGGCCTGCCGTTACAGCAAGGTCCCGTGCAGGATCATCGCGGCGATGCTGAAGTAGATCACCAGGCCGGTCACGTCCACCAGCGTGGCCACGAATGGCGCCGAGGCACTGGCCGGATCGAAGCCCAGCCGCTTGAGGATGAACGGCAGCATCGAGCCGGACAGCGAGCCGAAGGTCACGATGCCCACCAGCGCGGCCGCCACGGTCACGGCCAGCAGCACCCAGTGCTGGCCGTAGTCGTGCAGGCCGCCCAGCTGCCAGATGACGATGCGCACCATCGCCAGGGTGCCCAGGATGGCGCCGAGCACCATGCCGGTCGGCACCTCGCGCAGGGCCACCTTCCACCAGTCGCGCAGGCGCAGTTCGCGCAGGGCCAGGCTGCGGATCAGCAACGAGGTGGCCTGCGAGCCGGAATTGCCGCCCGAGCTCATGATCAGCGGAATGAACAACGTCAGCACCACCGCGCGCGCCAGTTCATCCTCGTAGTGCTGCATCGCGCTGGCGGTCAGCATTTCGCCGATGAACAGCACGCTCAGCCAGCCAGCGCGCTTGCGCAGCATCTCCAGGAAGCCGATCTGCATGTACGGCTTGTCCAGCGCCTCCATGCCACCGAACTTGTGCGCGTCCTCGGTGGATTCCTCGATCAGTGCATCGAGGATGTCGTCCACGGTGACGATGCCCAGCATGCGCAGCTGCGCGTCCACCACCGGGATGGCCAGCAGGTCGTGGCGGCGGATCAGCTGCGCCACTTCTTCCTGGTCCAGCAGCGCATCGACGGTCACCGGCGGATTGACCTGCGCCACGTCCAGGATGGATTCCTCGGGCAGGCCGGTGATCAACCGGCGCATGGTCACCACCTGCTGCAGCTGCTGGGTGGCCGGGTCGAGCACGTAGATGGCGTACACGGTTTCGCGGGTGCGCTCGACCTGGCGGATGTGCTGCAGGGTCTGGGCGACGGTCCAGGTGGCCGGCACGCTGACGTACTCGGTGGTCATCAGTGCGCCGGCGGTGTTGGGCGGGTAGCCCAGCAGCTTCTGGATGGCCGTGCGCGCCTCGGCGCCGAGCAGCGGAATCAACCGTGCGCGCTCGTCTTCGTCCAGTTCGTGCACGATGTCGGTGGCGCGGTCATCGGCCATCAGGCCCAGCAGGGCCGCAGCGCGCGACGGCGGCAGCGCGGCGACCAGTTCACCGGCATGATGCAGCTCCGGCGCTTCGAGCATCTTCACCGCACGCGGCAACGGCAGCGCGGCCAGGGTATCGGCGGCGCGCTCGCGTTCGAGGGTGTTGAGGTACTCCACCGCATCGGCGGTGTTGAAGTTGGCCAGGGGTGCGGCCAGGGCCGCGGCGTCGGCCACCGGACGCAGCATTTGCTTCTGGTTCATCGTGATCCGCCTTGGTGCGTGGGGTGCGACATCGCAACGCCAACGCAGGCGGACCGTCCCTGTCAGGCGGTCGCCATCGCTGGCGTCGAACGAGGTCGACTTCTACTGTCGCTGGACATGGGTTGGGGAACTCCGGCTGGGTGTACTGGCGGACGTGCCGACAGCGGCGGGCAGTCTGGACCTGCGGCCGTGCGACGTCAACCCTTGCCCGGCAAGGGCTGGCGCCATGCAGGGCACGGCCATGCAACGCCCTGCACGGCATCGCGCGCATAATGGCCCGGCGGCCCTCGCCGGCTTTCACTTCCCCACCCCCATACGGATGCACTGCGGGCCGGACCCCGACAGCATGAGCGGATATTTCCATGCATAGCGGCGGTCTTGAACTGGCCCTGGTGCTGCTGCTGGCGGCGGTGATCGCCGTACCGGTGTTCCGCAAGCTCGGCTTCGGCGCGGTGCTGGCCTACCTGGCCGCAGGCGTGGTGCTGGGGCCGGACGGGCTGGGCTTCGTGCAGGACGCCGAGCGCATCCTGGGCGCGGCCGAGACCGGCGTGGTCATGCTGCTGTTCGTGATCGGGCTGGAGCTTTCGCCGGCACGCCTGAAGGTCATGCGGCGCTCGGTGTTCGGTGCCGGTGCGCTGCAGGTGGCCCTGTCCGGCGTGGTGCTGAGCAGCCTGTTGATGCTCGATCACTTCCAATGGAAGAGCGCGCTGGTGGTGGGCGTGGCGCTGGCGCTGTCGTCCACGGCGGTGGGCCTGCAGCTGCTGTCCGAGCACAAGGCGATCAACAGCGACCACGGGCGGCTGGGCTTTGCCATCCTGCTGTTCCAGGACCTGATCGCCATTCCGCTGCTGGCGGCGATCCCGCTGCTGGGCGGGTCGAAGAACGAAACCCTGCGCCTGGAAGATGCCGCGGTGGCGCTGGGCGCGCTGGCGCTGGTGATCCTGTGCGGGCGGCCGGTGCTGCGCCGCCTGTTCGGCGTCATTGCCCGTACCCGCAGCCCCGAAGCGTTCACCGCCTCGGCATTGCTGGTGGTACTGGGCACGGCCTGGTTCATGCAGCAGGCGGGGCTGAGCGCCAGTCTGGGCGCCTTCCTGGCCGGCGTGCTGCTGTCCGATTCGGAATACCGCCACGAACTGGAAGCCCAGATCGAGCCGTTCAAAGGCCTGCTGCTGGGGCTGTTCTTCATCGCCGTGGGCATGGGCATCGACCTCAACCGCATCGCCGCCGAACCGTGGCTGATCGCCACCGGTGTGGTGGTGCTGCTGGTGGTCAAGTTCAGCCTGCTGTACGGCATCGGCCGGCTGGCCAAGCTGACGCCGCGCCATGCCCTGCTGCTGGGCAGCGTGCTGTGGCTGGGCGGCGAATTCGCCTTCGTGGTGTTCAACGAGGCCCAGCGCGTGCACCTGCTGGGCGATGCGAACCATGACCGGCTGGTGGCGGTGGTCGGCCTGTCGATGGCGGTCACGCCGCTGCTGATGCTCGCGCTGATGCGCCTGCTCGGGCGCGAGCCGGCACCGCAGCGCACCGCGCCGGAGGCCGACACGGTGGCACCGGACAACCAGCCCAAGGTGCTGATCGCCGGCATGGGCCGTTTCGGCCAGGTGATCGCGCGCCTGCTGACCGCACAGAAGGTGCCGTTCGTCGCCCTGGAGGCGAATCCGGACACGGTGGCCGACCTGCGCCGCTTCGGCAACCAGCTGTATTACGGCGATCCCACCAAGCCGGAAATGCTGCGTGCCGCCGGCGGCGAGAACATCCGTGTGTTCGTGATCACCCTGGACGACCCCGAATCGAACCTGCGCGCGGTGCGCATGGTGCGCCGCCACTATCCCGATGCGGTGGTGCTGGCCCGTGCGCGCAACCGCCAGCATGCCTGGCGCTTGATGGACATGTCCGCCGAGCCTTTCCGCGAGGTGTTCGGCACCAGCCTGACGCTGAGCGGGCGCGTGCTGACTGCGCTGGGCGTGCCCGAAGACGTGGCCAAGCGCCATGTGCAGCGCTTCCGCGAGCATGACGAGAAACTGCTGCGCGACCAGTACCTGGTGTATGACGACGAGGCCAAGGTCATCCAGACCTCGCGCGATGCCCGCAACGACCTGATGCACCTGTTCGAGGCCGATGCGGAACGCAAGGACGAGTAGAGCCACGCCATGCGTGGCTGATCGTGCGCCGAATCAAAAGCATCCACGCATGGCGTGGATCTACCGAAGGCGAACCGGCCTACGGTGCGCCGTGCATGGCGTGGATCTACGGGTTGTCGCGCAGGAACCGTGCCATCGAGGACACGCCGGGCACGCGCGGTTCGAATTCGCCGGCCACGTCGATGAAGCCACGCATCACCGCGATCTCGCGCGGGCTGCGGTTGAGGCCATCGCGCACGTCCGGGTCGGCACCGGCACGCATCAGGCGCTGCACCAGCAGCGGCAACCCATGCAGGGCCGCCAGGTGCAGCGGGCCGAAGCCGCGCGGGTCGCGCACGTCCAGCGACACGTCCTCGTCCAGCAGGCGTTCCACCGCCGCCAGCACGACCTGCTCATCGCAGGCAGTGCCCGGCTCGGCACGCGCGCCCAACAGCAGCAGCAGCGGTGTCACCGCGCCCGCCGCCGCCTGGTCCGGCTCGGCGCCGGCCAGCAGCAGGGTATCCAGCAGGGCCAGCAGGCGCGAACGGTCACGCGCACTGAATCCATACAGCGCTGCGCAGTGCAGCGGGCCCAGCTGCTGGGCATCACCGGCATGCACGTTGGCGCCGGCCGTGAGCAGGCGCGCGACGATGTCCGGCAGGCCCAGCGCCGCCGCCAGCATCAGCACGGTCACGCCACCGGGCAGGCGGTGTTCCAGCTGCGCACCGGCATCGAGCAGCGCCGACACGATATCCACCTGGCGCATGCTGACCGCCGCCGACAGCGGCGTGGCACCACTGGCCGCAGCATGCTGCGGGTTGGCGCCCCGCGCCAGCAGCAGGTCGGCCACCGCCAGGTGCCCGCCACCGGCCGCGCGCAGCAATGCCGTGCAGCCCTGGGCATCGACCGCATCGACGGC
Encoded proteins:
- a CDS encoding bifunctional acetate--CoA ligase family protein/GNAT family N-acetyltransferase, with product MSTYHLQSVFRPQSVAVIGGSPRERSAGRAVMRNLRATGFPGKVAWINPRHAEIDGIRTVKRLKDLDWVPDLVVITAPAAIVPQVVRTAAERGVQAAIILTAHLGEGPGSLSAQVEAAARANGLRILGPHCLGVIAPHARLNASIAAHFPQAGDLALVSESSAIAAALVEWGVARSVGFSAVVSLGDTLDVDFGDLLDYFATDYRTRAILLYVEQIKDARKFMSAARAAARAKPVVVVKSGRAERIVPGNDTHVQALARADDVYGAAFNRAGLLRVSALDELFTAAETLGRLGTFPGRRLAILSNGGGVGRLAVDQLAALRGTLAQLSPDTVRQLDAVLPQGWSRSNPVDIVVDADGERYAAAIEALLADNENDAVMVVNVPTAFTSSADAAQALTRTLGLRPRHHRDKPVFAVWLGNDDQATATLNAARVPTYPTEAEAVRGFQHLVRYRDAQNALMETPPSLPQDFVVDTAAVRALVDAALANGQRWLDPLATHALLEAYGIASAPVLHARDAHEAMDLAQPLLEQGATVALKILSPDIPHKSEVDGVRLNLATLPAVQAAANGILARARERRPDARIDGLLVQPTIVRPKARELIAGIADDATFGPVVVFGRGGTAVEVINDKALALPPLDLRLAHELIGQTRVSRILKAYGDVPAADERAVALALVKLAQLAADIPEVRTLDINPLLVDRDGILALDARVAVAPSRMLHKGRGHPRFAVFPYPKEWERTLQLSDGSRAFVRPVRPEDDALFRAFFARVSDEDLRLRFFQSVKHFSHEFIARLTQLDYARSIALVAIDPRNGDMLGAVRLHADADYQRGEYGILIRSDLKGHGIGWRLMTIMIEYAKWLGLDVVEGQVLRENSTMLAMCQSLGFTTKLDPDDPTVMVVTLPVQDVDVPGLPPVT
- the mgtE gene encoding magnesium transporter; this encodes MNQKQMLRPVADAAALAAPLANFNTADAVEYLNTLERERAADTLAALPLPRAVKMLEAPELHHAGELVAALPPSRAAALLGLMADDRATDIVHELDEDERARLIPLLGAEARTAIQKLLGYPPNTAGALMTTEYVSVPATWTVAQTLQHIRQVERTRETVYAIYVLDPATQQLQQVVTMRRLITGLPEESILDVAQVNPPVTVDALLDQEEVAQLIRRHDLLAIPVVDAQLRMLGIVTVDDILDALIEESTEDAHKFGGMEALDKPYMQIGFLEMLRKRAGWLSVLFIGEMLTASAMQHYEDELARAVVLTLFIPLIMSSGGNSGSQATSLLIRSLALRELRLRDWWKVALREVPTGMVLGAILGTLAMVRIVIWQLGGLHDYGQHWVLLAVTVAAALVGIVTFGSLSGSMLPFILKRLGFDPASASAPFVATLVDVTGLVIYFSIAAMILHGTLL
- a CDS encoding monovalent cation:proton antiporter-2 (CPA2) family protein, producing the protein MHSGGLELALVLLLAAVIAVPVFRKLGFGAVLAYLAAGVVLGPDGLGFVQDAERILGAAETGVVMLLFVIGLELSPARLKVMRRSVFGAGALQVALSGVVLSSLLMLDHFQWKSALVVGVALALSSTAVGLQLLSEHKAINSDHGRLGFAILLFQDLIAIPLLAAIPLLGGSKNETLRLEDAAVALGALALVILCGRPVLRRLFGVIARTRSPEAFTASALLVVLGTAWFMQQAGLSASLGAFLAGVLLSDSEYRHELEAQIEPFKGLLLGLFFIAVGMGIDLNRIAAEPWLIATGVVVLLVVKFSLLYGIGRLAKLTPRHALLLGSVLWLGGEFAFVVFNEAQRVHLLGDANHDRLVAVVGLSMAVTPLLMLALMRLLGREPAPQRTAPEADTVAPDNQPKVLIAGMGRFGQVIARLLTAQKVPFVALEANPDTVADLRRFGNQLYYGDPTKPEMLRAAGGENIRVFVITLDDPESNLRAVRMVRRHYPDAVVLARARNRQHAWRLMDMSAEPFREVFGTSLTLSGRVLTALGVPEDVAKRHVQRFREHDEKLLRDQYLVYDDEAKVIQTSRDARNDLMHLFEADAERKDE